In one window of Cupriavidus necator N-1 DNA:
- a CDS encoding DMT family transporter yields MNGYLLLALAIVAEVIATSSLKASQGFTRLVPSVLVVTGYVAAFYLLMLVMRTVPVGIAYAIWSGAGIVLVSLIAVVLYRQVPDLAACAGIGLIIAGVAVIQLFSKTSAH; encoded by the coding sequence ATGAACGGATACCTGCTCCTCGCCCTCGCCATCGTCGCCGAAGTCATCGCCACCAGCAGCCTGAAGGCGTCACAAGGCTTTACGCGGCTGGTCCCCAGCGTGCTGGTCGTGACCGGCTATGTGGCGGCGTTCTACTTGCTGATGCTGGTGATGCGGACAGTGCCGGTGGGGATTGCCTATGCGATCTGGAGCGGGGCCGGGATCGTGCTGGTGTCGCTGATCGCGGTGGTGCTGTACCGGCAGGTGCCGGACCTGGCGGCTTGCGCTGGGATTGGTCTGATTATTGCCGGCGTCGCCGTCATTCAGCTGTTTTCGAAGACGAGCGCGCATTGA
- a CDS encoding polysaccharide deacetylase family protein, with the protein MSIPILTYHQIDIVPPHGAPFRGLTVSPAQFRQQIAWMRRLGYRGLSMRELMPYVRGESTGKVFGITFDDGFRNVHRHALPVLAEFGFSATNYFVSGQIDGSNVWDASQGVPPAPLMNAEEVREWARLGQEVGAHTVDHVHLPALPPAEARRQIETSKAALEDLVAMPVTAFCYPYGEQQAVHREMVREAGYDNATLTQRGLARADDNPFGLPRVHVHCGTNLFRFLQKCLTRHEDKRRGD; encoded by the coding sequence ATGTCGATCCCGATCCTGACCTATCACCAGATTGATATCGTGCCGCCCCACGGCGCGCCGTTTCGTGGCCTGACCGTCAGTCCCGCGCAGTTCCGCCAGCAGATCGCCTGGATGCGCCGGCTGGGCTATCGCGGCCTGTCGATGCGCGAACTCATGCCCTATGTTCGGGGCGAGTCTACCGGCAAAGTGTTCGGGATCACGTTTGACGACGGCTTCCGCAATGTCCACCGGCATGCGCTGCCCGTCCTGGCGGAGTTCGGCTTTAGTGCCACCAATTACTTTGTGTCCGGCCAGATCGACGGCAGCAATGTCTGGGACGCCAGCCAAGGCGTGCCGCCTGCTCCGCTGATGAACGCCGAAGAGGTGCGGGAATGGGCCCGCCTCGGCCAGGAGGTTGGCGCCCATACGGTCGACCACGTGCACCTGCCGGCATTGCCGCCGGCGGAAGCCCGCCGGCAGATTGAAACCTCCAAGGCAGCGCTGGAGGACTTGGTGGCGATGCCGGTCACGGCGTTTTGCTACCCTTATGGCGAACAGCAGGCGGTGCACCGGGAAATGGTGCGCGAGGCCGGCTACGACAACGCCACGCTGACGCAGCGCGGGCTGGCGCGTGCCGATGACAACCCTTTCGGCCTGCCGCGTGTCCATGTGCATTGCGGCACCAACCTGTTCCGCTTCCTGCAGAAATGCCTGACGCGGCATGAGGACAAGCGGCGGGGCGACTGA
- a CDS encoding glycosyltransferase family 4 protein, with the protein MPAVEKELRVLFTNFHRGNGGGHDTYVINLLAGLAPAHEVTVAAPRTSRLFRLASGHAGVEVAAVDFAPRGLRWLREMWALWRLITLGRFDIIHVNGSADHKLVMLVRLVALRRPRVVYTKHNDHRSNSVGNWLRACLGTHHVIAVSDYVARKLRTSPYNRVPVTTVSHGIDMGHFAPPAPAEADALRARYFGAGSACTVFVSTAGTRYEKGWTDLLEAVAQLPAHLRSGVRVILAGEAPLPCMTGKVAALGLGDQVVFTGLLDDVRPTLAAGHTAFVLSRSETLSFACREAMAMGLPALVSDAGGLPENVTDGQDGWVVPCANIAALRARLEQILSAPERLAEMGEAARSKSRAYFGMDTFVAGTLAVYHAVLEPGARPQPLPAALTQSPSQ; encoded by the coding sequence ATGCCGGCGGTGGAGAAAGAATTGCGAGTGCTGTTCACGAACTTTCACCGGGGAAACGGTGGAGGGCATGACACCTATGTCATCAACCTGCTGGCAGGGCTGGCGCCGGCACATGAAGTGACCGTGGCGGCTCCCCGGACCAGCCGTCTGTTCCGGCTTGCCAGTGGGCACGCAGGCGTCGAGGTGGCGGCGGTTGATTTTGCGCCGAGAGGCCTGCGCTGGCTGCGCGAGATGTGGGCGCTCTGGCGGCTCATCACCCTTGGGCGCTTCGATATCATCCATGTCAACGGTTCAGCCGATCACAAGCTGGTCATGCTCGTGCGCCTGGTTGCCTTGCGCCGGCCGCGCGTTGTCTATACAAAGCACAACGATCACCGCAGCAACAGTGTCGGCAACTGGCTGCGCGCGTGCCTTGGTACCCACCATGTGATTGCGGTCAGCGACTATGTCGCCCGGAAGCTGCGTACCTCCCCGTACAACCGTGTGCCGGTGACCACCGTGTCCCATGGCATCGACATGGGGCACTTTGCACCGCCGGCGCCGGCGGAGGCCGATGCGCTGCGGGCGCGATACTTCGGTGCCGGCTCGGCATGCACGGTCTTCGTCAGTACCGCGGGTACCCGCTACGAGAAGGGCTGGACGGACCTGCTGGAAGCCGTTGCACAATTGCCCGCCCACTTGCGTAGTGGTGTGCGTGTGATCCTGGCTGGCGAAGCGCCCTTGCCATGCATGACGGGGAAGGTCGCGGCGCTGGGACTCGGCGATCAGGTCGTTTTTACGGGCTTGCTGGACGATGTTCGCCCCACCCTGGCGGCAGGGCATACCGCCTTTGTGCTGTCGCGGAGCGAGACGTTGTCGTTTGCCTGCCGCGAAGCCATGGCGATGGGCCTGCCGGCACTGGTTTCCGATGCCGGCGGCCTGCCCGAGAACGTGACTGACGGGCAGGACGGCTGGGTGGTGCCATGCGCCAACATCGCGGCACTACGGGCGCGGCTGGAGCAAATCCTGTCGGCGCCTGAGCGGCTGGCCGAGATGGGTGAGGCTGCCCGGTCAAAGAGTCGGGCGTACTTTGGCATGGATACCTTCGTCGCCGGCACACTCGCCGTGTACCACGCGGTTCTCGAGCCGGGAGCGCGGCCTCAACCCCTGCCAGCCGCGCTGACCCAGAGCCCCAGCCAGTAA
- a CDS encoding DUF1643 domain-containing protein: MKRLIEPTLDGEAGCILSDCEQYRYRLWRQWDESRPALGFIMLNPSTADHQVNDPTITRCMQRALAGKYGRLEAVNLFPLRSTDPDGLLTHSAPLGREDTANCSIMDALDRCSLVICAWGAHKAAPARAAEVLRIIRMSGHGTLLHHLGLNKDGSPKHPLYIAARTRPQPFSF, translated from the coding sequence ATGAAGCGCTTGATCGAACCCACCCTCGACGGCGAGGCCGGTTGCATCCTCTCCGACTGCGAGCAGTACCGGTACCGGCTCTGGCGACAGTGGGACGAAAGCCGGCCGGCGCTCGGCTTCATCATGCTCAACCCGTCTACCGCCGACCACCAGGTCAACGATCCGACCATCACCAGGTGCATGCAGCGGGCCCTGGCCGGCAAGTACGGCCGGCTCGAGGCGGTGAACCTGTTCCCGCTGCGCTCAACCGACCCGGACGGCCTGCTGACGCACTCTGCGCCGCTCGGGCGCGAGGACACGGCGAACTGCTCGATCATGGACGCGCTGGATCGCTGCTCGCTGGTGATTTGCGCCTGGGGAGCGCACAAGGCGGCGCCGGCGCGCGCGGCCGAGGTGCTGCGGATCATCAGGATGTCCGGGCACGGCACCCTGCTGCACCATCTGGGCCTGAACAAGGACGGCAGCCCGAAGCACCCCCTCTACATCGCAGCCAGGACCCGCCCGCAGCCGTTCAGCTTTTGA
- a CDS encoding lecithin retinol acyltransferase family protein — MNIQEQQERATGGDDRFADPLPLGAHLVTDRHGYAHHGIYAGAGRVIHYAGFARSLQAAPVEETTLEAFAAGFGIAVRPEPCARFAGRQAVERARSRVGENAYHLLTNNCEHFCSWCLSGESRSEQVETCMRRPRAALHIGWLLLGALLQAQLGGLNLGLSLA, encoded by the coding sequence ATGAACATCCAGGAACAACAAGAACGCGCTACCGGCGGCGACGATCGCTTCGCCGACCCGCTGCCGCTCGGCGCCCACCTGGTCACCGATCGCCACGGCTACGCCCATCATGGGATCTATGCCGGCGCCGGCCGCGTCATCCACTACGCCGGTTTCGCCCGCTCCCTGCAAGCCGCGCCGGTTGAAGAAACTACCCTTGAAGCCTTCGCCGCCGGTTTCGGCATCGCCGTCAGGCCGGAACCCTGCGCCCGCTTCGCCGGCCGCCAGGCCGTCGAACGCGCCCGTTCCCGCGTGGGCGAAAACGCCTACCACTTGCTGACCAACAACTGTGAGCATTTCTGCTCCTGGTGCCTGTCCGGCGAAAGCCGCAGCGAGCAAGTGGAAACATGCATGCGCCGCCCGCGCGCCGCGCTGCACATCGGCTGGCTGCTGCTGGGCGCGCTGCTGCAAGCCCAACTGGGCGGCCTGAACCTGGGCCTGAGCCTCGCCTGA
- a CDS encoding PP2C family protein-serine/threonine phosphatase has product MGFDSHFQWTSAACTDVGRVRERNEDACLDLPSQGLWAVADGMGGHAVGDFASQAVVQALATLPPHPRLEDRVDATRAALQGVNLALVDEAARLGVRCIGSTVVVLLAGDRRCACVWAGDSRLYRLRGGQFARLTRDHNQVERLLARGLITPEEARHHPAQNTITRAVGAAPTLAPEQLLTEVADGDVYLLCSDGLSNEVDDDDIAAVLAQQDVAQAAPTLVQMALDAGGRDNVSVVVLRAADPYGSDKTLVNPELDA; this is encoded by the coding sequence TTGGGTTTCGACTCGCACTTCCAGTGGACCTCGGCCGCATGCACGGACGTCGGGCGCGTGCGCGAACGCAACGAGGACGCTTGCCTGGACCTGCCCAGCCAGGGCCTGTGGGCGGTGGCCGACGGCATGGGCGGCCATGCCGTGGGGGACTTCGCCAGCCAGGCCGTGGTCCAGGCGCTGGCCACGTTGCCGCCGCACCCCCGGCTGGAAGACCGGGTCGACGCCACGCGCGCGGCGCTGCAGGGCGTGAACCTGGCACTGGTCGATGAAGCGGCGCGCCTGGGCGTGCGCTGCATCGGCAGCACGGTGGTGGTGCTGCTGGCGGGCGATCGCCGATGCGCCTGCGTGTGGGCCGGCGACAGCCGCCTGTACCGGCTGCGTGGCGGCCAGTTCGCCCGCCTCACGCGCGACCATAACCAGGTCGAGCGCCTACTGGCGCGCGGGCTGATCACCCCGGAAGAGGCGCGCCACCATCCCGCGCAGAACACCATCACACGCGCCGTCGGCGCGGCCCCGACGCTGGCGCCGGAGCAACTGCTGACCGAGGTGGCCGATGGCGACGTCTACCTGCTGTGCAGCGATGGCCTGAGCAACGAGGTCGACGATGACGACATCGCGGCGGTGCTGGCACAGCAGGATGTTGCGCAGGCCGCGCCGACGCTGGTGCAGATGGCGCTTGATGCCGGCGGCCGCGACAACGTGTCGGTGGTGGTGCTGCGTGCGGCGGACCCCTACGGCTCAGACAAGACGCTGGTCAATCCCGAACTGGACGCCTGA
- a CDS encoding sigma-54 interaction domain-containing protein, with product MKLYNQGATPASATSPVSFAGLIEKIEILRSTLRWSSRLDRPEIEKLLKQATTLRDEVMGLSHKERFVQAASAEAAPPQEEVERMPRERRQALMERSFIFEGTFGDNPKLLEALEIAEKAAPTDLPVLIDGESGTGKELMAKVIHANGSRTDKPFISVNCGAIPDSLLESELFGHKKGAFTGASNDRRGKFESAHTGTIFLDEIGELPLTGQVKLLRVLEAHEIQRVGSDEAISVDTRIVAATNKDLRRMSQAGTFREDLFYRLSVIHVSLPSLRERRDEIPLLVSYFSDEAAGMLKRRPLKLTPRLRDFLLHYDYPGNIRELRNLLYRLSCLAGDTADLAHLPQDIRPKPAALAVVGAGTAAADITMATSLSEAKRAASDEAERAFLERGLQEVGGTVAELARRFDMNRSHLQMLLKKHGIHSKDFRASRQAEGGKG from the coding sequence ATGAAGCTATACAACCAGGGTGCCACCCCCGCCTCGGCCACCTCGCCGGTGTCGTTCGCCGGCCTGATCGAGAAGATCGAGATCCTGCGCTCCACGCTGCGCTGGTCGTCGCGGCTTGACCGGCCGGAGATCGAGAAGCTGCTCAAGCAGGCCACCACGCTGCGCGACGAGGTGATGGGGCTGTCGCACAAGGAGCGCTTCGTGCAGGCGGCGTCGGCCGAGGCCGCCCCGCCGCAGGAAGAAGTCGAGCGCATGCCGCGCGAGCGCCGTCAGGCATTGATGGAGCGCAGCTTTATTTTCGAAGGCACCTTCGGCGACAACCCCAAGTTGTTGGAGGCGCTGGAGATTGCCGAGAAGGCGGCGCCGACCGACCTGCCGGTGCTGATCGATGGCGAGAGCGGCACCGGCAAGGAGCTGATGGCCAAGGTGATCCATGCCAACGGCTCACGCACTGACAAGCCGTTTATCTCGGTCAATTGCGGCGCCATCCCCGACAGCCTGCTCGAATCCGAGCTGTTCGGCCACAAGAAGGGCGCCTTCACCGGCGCCAGCAACGACCGCCGCGGCAAGTTCGAGAGCGCGCATACCGGCACCATCTTCCTGGACGAGATCGGCGAGCTGCCGCTGACCGGCCAGGTCAAGCTGCTGCGCGTGCTGGAAGCGCACGAGATCCAGCGCGTGGGTTCGGACGAGGCGATCTCGGTCGATACGCGCATCGTCGCGGCGACCAACAAGGACCTGCGCCGCATGAGCCAGGCCGGCACCTTCCGCGAGGACCTGTTCTACCGCCTGAGCGTGATCCACGTCAGCCTGCCGTCGCTGCGCGAGCGGCGCGACGAGATCCCGCTGCTGGTGTCGTACTTCAGTGACGAGGCCGCCGGCATGCTCAAGCGCCGGCCGCTCAAGCTGACGCCGCGGCTGCGCGACTTCCTGCTGCACTACGACTACCCGGGCAATATCCGCGAGCTGCGCAACCTGCTGTACCGGCTGAGCTGCCTGGCCGGCGACACCGCCGACCTGGCCCATCTGCCGCAGGATATCCGGCCGAAACCCGCCGCGCTGGCGGTGGTCGGCGCGGGCACGGCAGCCGCGGACATCACCATGGCGACGTCGCTGAGCGAGGCCAAGCGCGCCGCCAGCGACGAGGCCGAGCGGGCCTTCCTCGAGCGGGGCTTGCAGGAAGTCGGCGGCACCGTCGCCGAACTGGCGCGGCGCTTCGACATGAACCGCTCGCACCTGCAGATGCTGCTGAAGAAGCACGGCATCCACTCGAAGGACTTCCGCGCCAGCCGGCAGGCCGAAGGCGGCAAGGGGTAG